From a region of the Streptomyces venezuelae genome:
- a CDS encoding LamB/YcsF family protein has protein sequence MIDLNADLGEGFGRWTLTDDEALLSVVTSANVACGFHAGDPSIMRRVCELAAERGVRIGAQVSYRDLAGFGRRSMDVPPGELADEVAYQIGALEVFARAAGSRVSYVKPHGALYNRTVHDAAQAAAVVAGVRLAAGSGATGGLPVLGLPGSLLLAAAGEAGLAAVPEAFADRAYTPAGTLVPRGEPDAVLHDADAVVARAVRMAAEGAVTAADGSPVRVAARSLCLHGDTPGAAGLARRVREALGTAGVRVEAFA, from the coding sequence GTGATCGACCTCAACGCCGATCTCGGCGAGGGCTTCGGGCGCTGGACCCTCACCGACGACGAGGCGCTGCTCTCCGTCGTCACGAGCGCCAACGTGGCCTGCGGCTTCCATGCCGGCGACCCGTCCATCATGCGCCGGGTCTGCGAGCTGGCCGCGGAGCGGGGCGTGCGGATCGGCGCGCAGGTGTCGTACCGCGATCTGGCCGGGTTCGGGCGGCGTTCCATGGACGTGCCGCCCGGCGAGCTCGCCGACGAGGTGGCCTACCAGATCGGGGCGCTGGAGGTGTTCGCGCGGGCGGCCGGGTCCCGGGTGTCGTACGTGAAACCGCACGGTGCGCTCTACAACCGGACCGTGCACGACGCGGCCCAGGCCGCCGCCGTGGTGGCGGGCGTCCGGCTGGCCGCCGGGTCCGGTGCCACCGGGGGCCTGCCGGTGCTGGGGCTGCCCGGGTCGCTGCTCCTGGCCGCCGCCGGGGAGGCCGGGCTGGCCGCCGTACCGGAGGCCTTCGCCGACCGCGCGTACACGCCCGCCGGGACGCTGGTGCCGCGCGGCGAGCCGGACGCCGTGCTGCACGACGCGGACGCGGTCGTGGCGCGGGCCGTCCGGATGGCGGCCGAGGGGGCGGTGACGGCGGCCGACGGGTCGCCGGTCCGGGTGGCCGCCCGCTCGCTGTGCCTGCACGGGGACACCCCGGGGGCGGCAGGGCTCGCCCGCCGGGTCCGGGAGGCGCTGGGCACGGCCGGGGTCCGCGTGGAGGCCTTCGCGTGA
- a CDS encoding 5-oxoprolinase subunit B family protein produces the protein MRTLVVGGAALLVELDSADEVAALHAELLRRRDSGELGPVRDVVPAARTVLLDGVRDPAALGARIARWEVPPLAAAQGPQVTVPVRYDGPDLVEVARLWGVAPREVAGVVGAIEFRVAFCGFAPGFGYLTGLPERFHLPRRETPRTAVPAGSLALAGEYAGVYPRPSPGGWQLIGSTDAVLWDPRREPAALFAPGVRVRFTQEGGGRG, from the coding sequence GTGAGGACCCTCGTGGTGGGCGGGGCGGCGCTGCTGGTCGAACTGGACTCGGCGGACGAGGTGGCCGCGCTCCACGCCGAGTTGCTGCGCCGCCGGGACTCGGGCGAGCTGGGGCCCGTACGGGACGTGGTGCCGGCCGCGCGGACCGTGCTGCTGGACGGCGTACGGGATCCGGCCGCGCTGGGTGCCCGGATCGCGCGGTGGGAGGTGCCGCCGCTCGCTGCGGCCCAGGGGCCGCAGGTCACCGTCCCGGTCCGGTACGACGGCCCGGACCTGGTGGAGGTGGCCCGGCTGTGGGGGGTCGCCCCGCGGGAGGTCGCGGGGGTCGTCGGCGCGATCGAGTTCCGGGTGGCCTTCTGCGGGTTCGCGCCGGGTTTCGGCTACCTGACGGGTCTGCCGGAGCGGTTCCACCTCCCCCGCCGCGAGACGCCCCGTACGGCCGTCCCGGCGGGGTCGCTGGCGCTCGCCGGGGAGTACGCGGGGGTGTACCCGCGCCCCTCCCCCGGCGGCTGGCAGCTGATCGGCTCCACGGACGCGGTCCTGTGGGATCCGCGGCGGGAACCGGCGGCACTGTTCGCACCCGGGGTCCGGGTGCGGTTCACGCAGGAGGGCGGCGGCCGTGGCTGA
- a CDS encoding biotin-dependent carboxyltransferase family protein, translating to MAEGLLVVRPGALTTVQDGGRPGYAHLGVPRSGALDTAAYALANRLVGNAPGAAALETTLDGVGLRALAATTVAVTGAPCPVRISGRPVAWGAPVRLPAGAELEVGRAESGVRAYVAVRGGLAAPPVLGSRSTDLLSGLGPPVLSDGALLPVGLPGPDPVPGADACGLPGPPSQLLLPLRLGPRADWFTEASLTGLWRSAFRVSASSNRIGLRAEAGSALVRARAGELPSEGMVLGAVQVPPDGLPVVFLADHPVTGGYPVVGVVPPGPALDAAAQARPGVPLRFVRAR from the coding sequence GTGGCTGAGGGGCTGCTGGTGGTGCGGCCGGGGGCGCTGACCACGGTCCAGGACGGGGGCCGCCCGGGGTACGCGCATCTGGGGGTCCCGCGCTCGGGAGCCCTGGACACGGCGGCGTACGCGCTGGCCAACCGGCTCGTCGGCAACGCGCCGGGCGCGGCGGCGCTGGAGACGACCCTGGACGGGGTCGGGCTCCGAGCCCTGGCTGCGACCACCGTGGCGGTCACCGGCGCGCCCTGTCCGGTACGGATCTCCGGGCGCCCGGTGGCCTGGGGGGCGCCGGTCCGGCTCCCGGCCGGGGCGGAGCTGGAGGTGGGCCGGGCGGAGTCGGGAGTGCGCGCCTACGTCGCGGTGCGGGGAGGCCTGGCCGCCCCGCCGGTCCTGGGCAGTCGCTCCACGGACCTGCTGTCGGGGCTGGGGCCGCCGGTCCTGTCGGACGGGGCGCTGCTGCCGGTGGGCCTCCCGGGCCCGGATCCGGTGCCGGGGGCGGATGCCTGCGGCCTGCCCGGGCCGCCTTCGCAGCTGCTGCTCCCGCTGCGGCTCGGGCCGCGGGCGGACTGGTTCACCGAGGCCTCCCTCACCGGGCTGTGGCGCTCGGCGTTCCGCGTCTCGGCGTCGTCCAACCGCATCGGCCTGCGCGCGGAGGCGGGCTCCGCGCTGGTCCGCGCCCGGGCGGGCGAGCTGCCGAGCGAGGGCATGGTGCTGGGCGCGGTCCAGGTGCCGCCGGACGGGCTGCCGGTGGTGTTCCTGGCCGATCACCCGGTGACGGGCGGCTACCCGGTGGTGGGCGTGGTCCCGCCGGGGCCGGCCCTGGACGCGGCGGCGCAGGCCCGGCCGGGGGTGCCGCTGCGGTTCGTACGGGCCCGGTGA
- a CDS encoding HEAT repeat domain-containing protein: MFEPVIAPSGTLLGLLQRGRGDGTLHALAAPRAEALEALNQCVLRDPRQDWQVENRSLYYARLYLDLAGPLGEIEAHLFGPDDLVDEEDHRTGLALSVLGHLASYGRDDALMLLRRYAASGANWAWALDELALRDDDEGLRSLAPAVLARFPATAEGGARLAAAVRDAYEPRPWFLWEETPQYGERLRAARQQGSFDRWQRQMTPSGPRPGWGVQAVFDWAADGLRRGTPLHVPAARCLAAVAQPEDRSAILAAAAGADGEAARATALHHLVLAEPDNPAVLDLIEAAADEPAVAAYERMCGPEAVERARRWVHRPDALGEAAAATLAARGGAEDAALVLGALRSTVRGAGPDTRRLFALVDGAGRLAIGCAAPVLRHIYRETASSHLRGRAARALASTDPSFAAGFAVECLWDCEETTREVAARHAETADARVAPRLRRLAADPAEEEDVQSAVRSRIAPESAV; the protein is encoded by the coding sequence ATGTTCGAACCAGTCATAGCGCCGAGCGGTACCCTGCTCGGGCTCCTCCAGCGGGGCCGTGGCGACGGCACGCTGCACGCACTCGCGGCACCCAGGGCGGAGGCCCTTGAGGCCCTCAACCAGTGCGTGCTCCGCGACCCGCGCCAGGACTGGCAGGTCGAGAACCGCTCCTTGTACTACGCCCGGCTGTACCTGGACCTCGCCGGTCCCCTGGGCGAGATCGAGGCCCACCTCTTCGGACCCGACGACCTCGTCGACGAGGAGGACCACCGCACGGGCCTCGCCCTGTCCGTCCTGGGCCACCTGGCCTCCTACGGCCGCGACGACGCGCTCATGCTGCTGCGCCGCTACGCCGCCTCCGGGGCGAACTGGGCCTGGGCACTCGACGAACTGGCCCTGCGCGACGACGACGAGGGCCTGCGCTCCCTGGCCCCGGCCGTCCTCGCCCGCTTCCCCGCCACGGCGGAGGGCGGGGCGCGGCTGGCCGCCGCCGTCCGCGACGCCTACGAGCCCCGCCCGTGGTTCCTGTGGGAGGAGACCCCCCAGTACGGGGAGCGCCTGCGCGCCGCCCGCCAGCAGGGCTCCTTCGACCGCTGGCAGCGCCAGATGACCCCGAGCGGCCCCCGCCCCGGCTGGGGCGTCCAGGCCGTCTTCGACTGGGCCGCCGACGGGCTGCGCCGCGGCACCCCGCTGCACGTTCCCGCGGCCCGCTGCCTGGCCGCCGTGGCCCAGCCCGAGGACCGCTCCGCCATCCTCGCGGCCGCCGCCGGCGCCGACGGCGAGGCCGCACGGGCCACCGCCCTGCACCACCTGGTCCTCGCGGAGCCGGACAATCCGGCCGTTCTGGACCTCATCGAAGCCGCCGCCGACGAGCCCGCCGTGGCCGCCTACGAGCGCATGTGCGGCCCTGAGGCCGTCGAACGGGCCCGACGCTGGGTCCACCGCCCCGACGCGCTCGGCGAGGCCGCCGCGGCCACCCTGGCGGCCCGCGGAGGCGCCGAGGACGCGGCCCTGGTCCTGGGCGCCCTGCGCTCCACCGTGCGCGGTGCGGGCCCGGACACCCGGCGCCTGTTCGCCCTGGTGGACGGGGCCGGCCGGCTCGCCATCGGCTGCGCGGCCCCCGTGCTGCGCCACATCTACCGCGAGACCGCCTCGTCCCACCTGCGCGGCCGGGCCGCGAGGGCCCTGGCCAGCACCGACCCCTCCTTCGCGGCGGGCTTCGCCGTCGAATGCCTCTGGGACTGCGAGGAGACCACCCGCGAGGTGGCCGCCCGCCACGCAGAAACGGCCGACGCCCGCGTCGCCCCGCGCCTGCGCCGCCTGGCCGCCGATCCGGCGGAGGAGGAGGACGTCCAGTCGGCCGTCCGCAGCCGCATCGCCCCGGAGTCGGCGGTGTAA
- a CDS encoding ankyrin repeat domain-containing protein, whose protein sequence is MSERAAEGSGSQDVPDEDVIELATKIFDLARQGETEALTAYLDAGVPANLTNDRGDTLVMLAAYHGHADAVSALLARGAEADRANDRGQTPLAGAVFKGEEAVIRALLAGGADPEAGTPSAVDTARMFAKADLLELFGAE, encoded by the coding sequence ATGAGCGAGCGCGCAGCCGAGGGCTCCGGTTCCCAGGACGTCCCCGACGAGGACGTCATCGAGCTGGCCACCAAGATCTTCGATCTCGCCCGGCAGGGTGAGACCGAGGCGCTCACCGCCTACCTGGACGCGGGGGTCCCGGCGAACCTCACCAACGACCGCGGGGACACCCTGGTCATGCTCGCCGCCTACCACGGCCACGCCGACGCCGTGTCGGCCCTGCTGGCCCGGGGCGCCGAAGCGGATCGTGCCAACGACCGCGGCCAGACCCCGCTCGCCGGCGCGGTCTTCAAGGGCGAGGAGGCCGTCATCCGGGCGCTGCTCGCCGGCGGAGCCGACCCGGAGGCCGGGACCCCGTCCGCCGTGGACACGGCGCGCATGTTCGCCAAGGCCGACCTGCTGGAACTTTTCGGAGCCGAGTAG
- a CDS encoding ATP-binding protein yields the protein MARRPLPRILSSGTTSLARGRDLARTAADSATDVLHPLLVIGRGLRILAAAGRRRWSQTPKDKRGPALFLGAACVLVVALVPWGPLLAMITLMAVAAWHGRDRTPAKTGPSDAETERLGSLYEALVPYFSIPEDPSPLFAHGGNWDKAFSGYEFDEAGRITRLHIRYPAYFTDGEATSRARIETLLHAKSGRGREYLFDWDEEGNQLDLKVLAALPTGIAAQPFVTSPGETVLGFTDAGGVQRTLPVLEGDEPREVPPVIWRTGPRSGEPHLLAVGQPGSGTSTLLRSVALQALRHGGDVLVVDGGGSGSGEYSCLSGRAGVLAVECGPTGAQATLEWAAQETERRLIATHRAREAARPAPEDTRRPLWILLDQPSVLAHLSVAEGGPDPLAQLQVPLRHGRPAHVTVVVAEQFGHLELLHDAVWQHTRARVVLGPATVQQVADVLGLPPHTTPTAQVPPGRGYARLGTGPVHRLQVPATPDPYDEATHPAYRQAVLELLPERQPGPGGGRGGLTLAKPLQAQGAALDAPEFPEVRAETP from the coding sequence GTGGCCCGGCGCCCACTTCCCCGCATCCTCAGCAGCGGCACCACGTCGCTGGCCCGGGGCCGCGACCTCGCTCGCACGGCCGCCGACAGTGCCACGGACGTCCTCCATCCGCTCCTCGTCATCGGACGCGGCCTGCGCATCCTGGCCGCGGCCGGGCGGCGCCGGTGGTCACAGACCCCCAAGGACAAGCGTGGTCCCGCGCTGTTCCTGGGAGCTGCCTGCGTCCTGGTGGTCGCACTCGTCCCGTGGGGCCCCCTCCTCGCCATGATCACCCTCATGGCGGTGGCGGCCTGGCACGGACGCGACCGCACCCCGGCGAAGACCGGACCCAGCGATGCCGAGACCGAACGGCTCGGCTCCCTCTACGAGGCCCTCGTGCCGTACTTCTCCATCCCGGAGGACCCGAGTCCGCTCTTCGCCCACGGCGGAAACTGGGACAAGGCCTTCAGCGGCTACGAGTTCGACGAGGCGGGCCGCATCACCCGGCTCCACATCCGCTACCCGGCCTACTTCACCGACGGCGAGGCCACCTCGCGGGCCCGGATCGAGACACTGCTGCACGCCAAGTCCGGGCGCGGACGGGAGTATCTCTTCGACTGGGACGAGGAGGGCAACCAGCTCGACCTGAAGGTGCTGGCGGCGCTGCCGACGGGCATCGCCGCCCAGCCGTTCGTCACCTCCCCCGGCGAGACCGTGCTCGGCTTCACCGACGCCGGCGGGGTGCAGCGCACCCTGCCCGTCCTGGAGGGCGACGAGCCCCGGGAAGTGCCGCCGGTGATCTGGCGCACCGGGCCCCGCTCCGGCGAGCCCCACCTGCTCGCCGTCGGCCAGCCCGGCAGCGGCACCTCCACCCTGCTGCGCTCCGTCGCCCTGCAGGCCCTGCGGCACGGGGGCGACGTACTGGTCGTCGACGGCGGCGGCAGCGGCAGCGGCGAGTACTCCTGCCTGTCCGGCCGGGCCGGCGTCCTCGCCGTGGAGTGCGGGCCGACCGGCGCGCAGGCCACGCTGGAATGGGCCGCGCAGGAGACCGAACGGCGGCTCATCGCCACCCACCGGGCCCGGGAGGCCGCGAGGCCCGCGCCCGAGGACACCCGGCGGCCCCTGTGGATCCTGCTGGACCAGCCCAGCGTGCTGGCCCACCTCTCGGTCGCCGAGGGCGGCCCCGACCCGCTGGCCCAGCTGCAGGTGCCCCTGCGGCACGGACGGCCCGCGCACGTCACCGTGGTGGTCGCCGAGCAGTTCGGGCACCTGGAACTGCTGCACGACGCCGTCTGGCAGCACACCCGCGCCCGCGTCGTGCTCGGGCCCGCCACCGTCCAGCAGGTCGCCGACGTCCTGGGGCTGCCGCCGCACACCACCCCGACGGCCCAGGTGCCGCCGGGGCGCGGCTACGCCCGGCTCGGCACCGGGCCCGTCCACCGGCTCCAGGTGCCCGCCACCCCGGACCCGTACGACGAGGCCACGCACCCCGCGTACCGCCAGGCCGTGCTGGAACTGCTGCCGGAGCGACAGCCGGGCCCGGGCGGCGGCCGCGGCGGCCTCACCCTCGCCAAGCCGCTACAGGCGCAGGGCGCGGCCCTCGACGCACCGGAGTTCCCGGAGGTCCGGGCCGAGACGCCGTAG
- a CDS encoding PLP-dependent aminotransferase family protein, giving the protein MAEWTSAVGAAQLARLITSQQERPSVPGARKPPAYRTLADGIRLLVLEGRVPVAARLPAERELAVALSLSRTTVAAAYEALRGEGFLESRRGAGSWTSVPAGNPLPARGLEPLPPESLGSMIDLGCAALPAPEPWLTKAVQGALEELPPYAHTHGDYPAGLPALRGMLADRYTEQGIPTMPEQIMVTTGAMGAIDAICSLFAGRGERIAVESPSYANILQLMRAAGARLVPVAMAGGLGGWDMDVWRQVLRDSAPRLAYVVADFHNPTGALASDEQRRAMVEAARSAGTVLVADETMVELQLDPELEMPRPVCSFDPAGSTVVTVGSASKAFWAGMRIGWVRAAPDVIRSLVAARAYADLGTPVLEQLAVNWLMRSGGWQEAVGIRREQARENRDALVAAVRRELPDWEFEVPQGGLTLWARAGGLSGSRLAEVGERVGVRVPSGPRFGVDGAFEGYVRLPFTVGGPVAEEAASRLAAAARLVGTGAGGSGAEPPRTFVA; this is encoded by the coding sequence ATGGCCGAATGGACCTCGGCGGTCGGTGCCGCACAGCTCGCCCGCCTCATCACCTCCCAGCAGGAGCGGCCCAGCGTCCCCGGGGCGCGCAAGCCGCCCGCCTACCGGACCCTCGCCGACGGCATCCGCCTGCTCGTCCTGGAGGGCCGCGTCCCCGTCGCCGCCCGGCTGCCCGCCGAGCGCGAACTGGCCGTCGCCCTCTCCCTCAGCCGCACCACCGTCGCCGCCGCCTACGAGGCCCTGCGGGGCGAGGGGTTCCTGGAGTCCCGCCGCGGCGCCGGCAGCTGGACCTCCGTCCCCGCCGGGAACCCCCTGCCCGCCCGGGGCCTCGAACCGCTGCCGCCCGAGTCCCTCGGCTCGATGATCGACCTCGGCTGCGCCGCGCTCCCGGCCCCCGAACCGTGGCTGACCAAGGCCGTCCAGGGCGCCCTGGAGGAGCTGCCGCCGTACGCGCACACCCACGGGGACTACCCGGCGGGCCTGCCCGCGCTGCGCGGGATGCTCGCCGACCGCTACACCGAGCAGGGCATTCCGACCATGCCCGAGCAGATCATGGTCACCACCGGGGCGATGGGCGCCATCGACGCCATCTGCAGTCTCTTCGCCGGGCGCGGGGAGCGGATCGCCGTCGAGTCCCCCTCCTACGCCAACATCCTCCAGCTGATGCGCGCCGCCGGGGCCCGCCTCGTGCCCGTCGCCATGGCCGGCGGCCTCGGCGGCTGGGACATGGACGTGTGGCGCCAGGTGCTGCGCGATTCGGCCCCCCGCCTCGCGTACGTGGTCGCCGACTTCCACAACCCGACCGGGGCCCTGGCCTCCGACGAGCAGCGCCGCGCGATGGTGGAGGCCGCCCGTTCGGCCGGCACGGTCCTCGTCGCCGACGAGACGATGGTGGAGCTCCAGCTGGACCCGGAGCTGGAGATGCCCCGGCCGGTCTGCTCCTTCGACCCGGCCGGCAGCACGGTCGTCACGGTCGGCTCCGCCAGCAAGGCGTTCTGGGCGGGCATGCGGATCGGCTGGGTCCGCGCGGCCCCCGACGTGATCCGCAGCCTGGTGGCCGCCCGTGCCTACGCGGACCTGGGCACGCCCGTGCTGGAGCAGCTCGCGGTGAACTGGCTGATGCGCTCCGGGGGCTGGCAGGAGGCCGTCGGGATCCGCCGCGAGCAGGCCCGGGAGAACCGTGACGCGCTGGTCGCGGCGGTCCGCCGGGAGCTGCCGGACTGGGAGTTCGAGGTGCCGCAGGGCGGGCTGACCTTGTGGGCCCGCGCGGGCGGGCTCTCCGGCTCGCGGCTGGCCGAGGTGGGGGAGCGGGTCGGCGTACGGGTCCCCTCGGGGCCGAGGTTCGGCGTGGACGGGGCCTTCGAGGGGTACGTGCGGCTGCCGTTCACCGTCGGCGGGCCGGTGGCCGAGGAGGCGGCCTCCCGGCTGGCGGCGGCGGCCCGGCTGGTCGGCACGGGCGCGGGCGGCAGCGGGGCGGAGCCGCCGCGCACGTTCGTGGCCTAG
- a CDS encoding glycerophosphodiester phosphodiesterase family protein, whose amino-acid sequence MTHVRLRHPYLDHPAPIPFAHRGGAADGLENTAAAFRRAAEAGYRYFETDVHATVDGKLVAFHDSTLDRVTDGQGRIAELPWKRIREARVGGTEPLPLFEELLEEFPDARWNIDIKAESALHPLVNLIARAGIWDRVCVSSFSESRVARAQKIAGPRLATSYGVRGVVGLRLRSYAIPAALRVGAVAAQVPETQAGIRVVDRRFVRTAHERGLQVHVWTVNEPERMEALLDLGVDGIMTDRIDILRTVLDRRGAWA is encoded by the coding sequence GTGACGCACGTACGCCTTCGCCATCCGTATCTGGACCACCCGGCTCCGATCCCCTTCGCGCACCGGGGCGGTGCCGCGGACGGGCTGGAGAACACCGCCGCCGCCTTCCGCCGGGCCGCCGAAGCGGGCTACCGGTACTTCGAGACCGACGTGCACGCCACGGTGGACGGGAAACTCGTGGCCTTCCACGACTCCACGCTGGACCGGGTCACCGACGGCCAGGGGCGGATCGCCGAGCTGCCGTGGAAGCGGATCCGTGAGGCCCGGGTGGGGGGCACCGAACCGCTGCCGCTCTTCGAGGAGCTGCTGGAGGAGTTCCCGGACGCCCGCTGGAACATCGACATCAAGGCCGAGTCGGCCCTGCACCCGCTGGTCAACCTGATCGCCCGGGCCGGGATCTGGGACCGGGTGTGCGTGAGCTCCTTCTCAGAGAGCCGGGTGGCCCGCGCCCAGAAGATCGCCGGGCCCCGGCTGGCGACCTCCTACGGCGTGCGCGGGGTGGTCGGCCTGCGGCTGCGCTCGTACGCGATTCCCGCGGCGCTGCGTGTGGGTGCGGTGGCCGCGCAGGTTCCGGAGACCCAGGCCGGCATCCGTGTGGTCGACCGCCGGTTCGTACGGACCGCGCACGAGCGGGGACTCCAGGTGCACGTCTGGACCGTGAACGAACCGGAACGAATGGAGGCTCTCCTCGACCTGGGTGTCGATGGCATCATGACCGACCGGATCGACATCTTGCGCACGGTGCTGGACCGGCGCGGGGCCTGGGCCTGA
- a CDS encoding MFS transporter gives MSAEESSRTEEAEPGADDGRATAVAAASAAERKREQRGWYFYDFAVSVYSASVLTVFLGPYLTAVAKSAADAEGFVHPLGVPVRAGSFFAYSVSASVILAVLLMPLVGAVADRTGRKKPMLAAAAYTGAAATAGMFFLGGERYLLGGLLLVVANASLSVSMVLYNAYLPQISTPDERDTVSSRGWAFGYTAGSVMLVVNLVLYMGHESFGLSEGMAIRICLASAGLWWGAFALIPLRRLRDRAVVREPGAAPAVSGWKQLVATLKDMRRYPLTLSFLLAYLIYNDGVQTVISQASIYGSEELKLEQSTLIGAVLLVQVLAVAGALGMGRLARIYGAKRTILGSLAAWAVTLAAGYFLPARTPVWFFALAAMIGLVLGGSQALSRSLFSHLVPAGKEAEYFSAYEMSDRGLSWVGPLVFGLTYQLTGSYRDAIISLVVFFALGFVLLARVPVRRAVEAAGNPVPERI, from the coding sequence ATGAGTGCGGAAGAGAGCAGCAGGACCGAAGAAGCGGAACCCGGGGCGGACGACGGCAGAGCCACGGCCGTCGCGGCCGCGTCGGCCGCCGAGCGCAAGCGCGAGCAGCGGGGCTGGTACTTCTACGACTTCGCCGTCTCGGTCTACTCGGCGAGCGTGCTGACCGTGTTCCTCGGGCCCTACCTGACCGCGGTGGCCAAGTCCGCCGCCGACGCCGAGGGCTTCGTCCACCCGCTGGGCGTCCCGGTGCGCGCCGGGTCCTTCTTCGCCTACTCCGTCTCGGCCTCGGTGATCCTGGCCGTCCTGCTGATGCCGCTGGTGGGGGCGGTCGCGGACCGGACCGGGCGCAAGAAGCCGATGCTGGCGGCGGCCGCGTACACGGGTGCCGCGGCGACCGCCGGAATGTTCTTCCTCGGCGGTGAGCGCTATCTGCTGGGCGGCCTGCTGCTCGTCGTGGCGAACGCCTCCCTGTCGGTCTCGATGGTGCTCTACAACGCCTACCTGCCACAGATCTCCACCCCCGACGAGCGGGACACCGTCTCCTCGCGGGGCTGGGCCTTCGGCTACACGGCCGGCTCGGTGATGCTGGTGGTGAACCTGGTGCTCTACATGGGGCACGAATCGTTCGGCCTCTCCGAGGGCATGGCGATCCGGATCTGCCTGGCCTCCGCGGGTCTGTGGTGGGGAGCCTTCGCGCTGATCCCGCTGCGCCGGCTGCGGGACCGGGCCGTGGTGCGCGAGCCGGGGGCGGCTCCGGCCGTCAGCGGCTGGAAGCAGCTCGTCGCCACCTTGAAGGACATGCGGCGCTACCCGCTGACCCTGTCGTTCCTGCTGGCGTACCTGATCTACAACGACGGCGTGCAGACCGTGATCTCCCAGGCGTCGATCTACGGCTCGGAGGAGCTGAAGCTGGAGCAGTCCACCCTGATCGGGGCGGTGCTGTTGGTGCAGGTCCTCGCGGTGGCGGGCGCCCTGGGCATGGGCCGTCTCGCCCGGATCTACGGAGCCAAGCGGACGATCCTGGGCTCGCTGGCCGCGTGGGCGGTGACGCTGGCGGCCGGATACTTCCTGCCGGCCCGGACCCCGGTGTGGTTCTTCGCGCTGGCCGCGATGATCGGGCTGGTGCTGGGAGGCAGCCAGGCCTTGTCGCGCTCGCTGTTCTCGCACCTGGTTCCGGCGGGCAAGGAGGCCGAGTACTTCTCGGCGTACGAGATGAGCGACCGGGGGCTGAGCTGGGTGGGGCCGCTGGTGTTCGGCCTGACGTACCAGCTCACGGGCAGCTACCGGGACGCGATCATCTCGCTGGTGGTCTTCTTCGCACTGGGATTCGTGCTCCTGGCGCGAGTGCCGGTGCGGCGCGCGGTGGAAGCGGCAGGCAATCCTGTACCGGAGCGGATCTGA
- a CDS encoding RNA polymerase-binding protein RbpA: protein MSERALRGTRLVVTSYETDRGIDLAPRQAVEYACQNGHRFEMPFSVEAEIPPEWECKACGAMALLVDGDGPEEKKGKPARTHWDMLMERRTREELEEVLAERLAVLRSGAMNIAVHPRDSRKSA from the coding sequence ATGAGTGAGCGAGCTCTCCGCGGTACGCGCCTCGTGGTTACCAGCTACGAGACGGACCGCGGCATCGATCTGGCCCCGCGCCAGGCGGTGGAGTACGCATGCCAGAACGGACATCGATTTGAGATGCCGTTCTCGGTTGAGGCAGAAATTCCGCCGGAGTGGGAGTGCAAGGCGTGCGGCGCCATGGCACTCCTGGTGGACGGGGATGGGCCCGAAGAGAAGAAGGGCAAGCCCGCGCGAACGCACTGGGACATGCTCATGGAGCGACGCACCCGCGAGGAGCTGGAGGAAGTGCTGGCCGAAAGGCTCGCGGTCCTGCGTTCCGGCGCCATGAACATTGCCGTGCATCCGCGGGACAGCCGCAAGTCCGCCTGA